From a region of the Sagittula sp. P11 genome:
- a CDS encoding ABC transporter substrate-binding protein translates to MTKNDRSRLNRRSMLAIGTAALAAPMLGRRANAQTASLTVADPGGPFSAGFSKAFYEPFTAETGIEIVSVARDAEPTAQFKSIVETGSYIWDVCTLTLSARLILEQEDLLDDIQLDPALAETMMPGSVHSNFLGTDVYATISAFNTDRMEAGPSNWAEFWDTETFAGRRALRRNPIDTLEQALMADGVAPEDLYPLDVDRAFAKLDEIKDHIDVWWTGGAQSSQLLQSGEVDMVAGWNARLQSAIDAGAPAELVWNQGLYSIEGWGLPKGGPNVDAARQFLAFCARPEQQALFTDDLSYGPTNLAAYDHISEERAPVLTTAPANLDKMVLADESWWEENRAEMTERFNLWLLM, encoded by the coding sequence ATGACCAAGAACGACAGATCGCGCCTGAACCGTCGCAGCATGCTGGCCATCGGCACTGCCGCGCTGGCAGCCCCGATGCTGGGCCGCCGTGCCAATGCGCAGACCGCGTCGCTGACCGTGGCCGATCCGGGCGGTCCGTTCAGCGCGGGCTTCAGCAAGGCCTTCTACGAGCCCTTCACCGCCGAGACCGGCATCGAGATCGTTTCCGTGGCGCGAGACGCGGAACCCACGGCGCAGTTCAAGTCCATCGTCGAGACCGGCAGCTACATCTGGGACGTTTGTACCCTGACCCTGTCGGCCCGGCTGATCCTTGAACAGGAAGATCTGCTGGACGACATCCAACTCGATCCGGCGCTGGCCGAAACCATGATGCCGGGCTCGGTGCATTCGAACTTCCTCGGCACCGATGTCTACGCGACGATATCGGCGTTCAACACCGACAGGATGGAAGCCGGTCCGTCCAACTGGGCCGAGTTCTGGGACACGGAAACCTTCGCCGGGCGTCGCGCGCTGCGCCGCAATCCCATCGACACTCTGGAGCAGGCGCTGATGGCCGACGGTGTCGCGCCCGAGGATCTTTACCCGCTCGACGTGGACCGCGCCTTTGCCAAGCTTGACGAGATCAAGGACCACATCGACGTATGGTGGACCGGCGGTGCGCAATCCTCGCAACTGCTGCAGAGTGGCGAGGTCGACATGGTGGCCGGCTGGAACGCCCGCCTGCAATCGGCCATCGACGCCGGGGCGCCCGCTGAACTGGTCTGGAACCAGGGTCTTTACTCGATCGAGGGCTGGGGCCTTCCCAAGGGCGGCCCGAACGTCGATGCCGCACGGCAGTTCCTGGCCTTCTGCGCCCGGCCCGAGCAGCAGGCGCTGTTCACCGATGATCTGTCCTATGGCCCGACCAACCTCGCGGCTTACGACCACATCTCGGAAGAGCGCGCGCCCGTTCTGACCACCGCACCGGCCAACCTGGACAAGATGGTGCTGGCGGATGAAAGCTGGTGGGAAGAGAACCGTGCCGAGATGACCGAACGGTTCAATCTCTGGCTCCTGATGTAA
- a CDS encoding enoyl-CoA hydratase/isomerase family protein, whose translation MDNFILTEKTANVLTITLNRPEKMNAWNTSMRDMLIDAFVAAEADDEVRAIILTGAGDRAFGAGQDLGESKTFDADRAESWMGEWKKLYACLRDSSKPIVAALNGVAAGSAFQVALLCDLRVAHPGVRMGQPEILSGIPTVTGNWVMREMIGIARTIDLTFTGRMLDAKEAYDWGLISRLVDQDQVMAASMELAKDLASKPPVAMRLNRQRVKEVTQAGYEDAMQAGIRIQLEAYSTGEPQRMMEEFFAKRAKA comes from the coding sequence ATGGACAACTTCATTCTTACCGAAAAAACCGCCAACGTTCTGACAATCACGTTGAACCGTCCCGAGAAGATGAATGCGTGGAACACCTCCATGCGTGACATGCTCATCGACGCCTTCGTGGCTGCAGAAGCGGATGACGAGGTGCGTGCCATCATCCTGACAGGAGCCGGCGACCGGGCGTTCGGCGCGGGGCAGGATCTGGGCGAGAGCAAGACCTTCGACGCAGACCGGGCCGAAAGCTGGATGGGCGAATGGAAGAAGCTCTATGCCTGCCTGCGCGACAGCTCCAAGCCCATCGTCGCGGCGCTCAATGGCGTGGCGGCGGGCTCGGCCTTCCAGGTGGCGCTGCTGTGTGACCTTCGTGTCGCCCACCCCGGCGTGCGCATGGGCCAGCCAGAAATCCTGTCCGGCATCCCGACCGTCACCGGCAACTGGGTCATGCGGGAGATGATCGGCATTGCCCGCACCATCGACCTGACTTTCACCGGCCGCATGCTCGACGCCAAGGAAGCCTATGACTGGGGCCTGATCAGCCGCCTTGTGGACCAGGACCAGGTGATGGCCGCGTCGATGGAGCTGGCAAAGGATCTTGCATCCAAGCCTCCCGTGGCGATGCGTCTGAACCGTCAGCGGGTCAAGGAAGTGACCCAAGCGGGCTACGAGGACGCCATGCAGGCCGGTATCCGCATCCAGCTGGAGGCTTACTCCACCGGCGAGCCTCAGCGGATGATGGAGGAATTCTTCGCCAAGCGCGCAAAGGCCTGA
- a CDS encoding IclR family transcriptional regulator produces the protein MVQSVAKAFRVLEAFNGQHPQMTLSDIAEQTGLDLSGAQRFAHTLETLGYLEKDTRTRQFQLSVKTLDLAHHFTRTSRLVDRAMPVLQYLSKETEETVNLTVLDGTEIVFISRFLSRHVLHTDVTIGTRLPAYCMAPGRAMLSRLPPEKVAAILDASDIRAHTRNTVTDVDRLKEIIEETRLKGYACAFEEVYHADASIAAPILGAQGQVIGSVSLAVSTLRYTPEQLEASFAAMILAAGRSISFS, from the coding sequence ATGGTGCAGTCAGTTGCCAAGGCCTTTCGCGTGCTCGAAGCCTTCAACGGCCAGCATCCGCAGATGACGCTCTCCGACATTGCCGAACAGACCGGCCTTGACCTGAGCGGGGCGCAACGCTTTGCGCACACTCTGGAAACGCTGGGCTATCTCGAGAAGGACACGCGCACGCGGCAGTTTCAGCTGTCGGTCAAGACGCTGGATCTGGCCCATCATTTCACCCGCACGTCACGCCTCGTGGACCGGGCGATGCCGGTCCTGCAGTACCTCAGCAAGGAAACCGAGGAGACGGTGAACCTCACCGTTCTGGACGGGACCGAGATCGTCTTCATCTCGCGCTTTCTCAGCCGTCACGTGCTTCACACGGATGTGACCATCGGCACCCGTCTGCCCGCCTATTGCATGGCACCGGGGCGGGCGATGCTCTCACGGTTGCCGCCCGAAAAGGTGGCGGCGATTCTGGATGCCTCGGACATACGCGCTCACACCCGGAACACCGTGACGGACGTCGACAGGCTCAAGGAGATCATCGAAGAGACGCGTCTGAAGGGCTATGCCTGCGCGTTCGAAGAGGTCTACCACGCCGATGCTTCGATCGCGGCACCGATCCTCGGCGCCCAGGGGCAGGTGATCGGCTCGGTTTCGCTTGCGGTCTCGACCCTTCGTTACACGCCCGAACAGCTCGAAGCGTCCTTCGCCGCGATGATCCTCGCGGCCGGGAGGTCGATCTCCTTCTCCTGA
- a CDS encoding (2Fe-2S)-binding protein, translated as MADSLLHPIDADAPRPLRFEFDGAEITARLDDTVLAAVLATQPECGVNEFDGGARAGFCLMGSCQECTMWDDQGRRLRGCMTVARDGLRLRSRPYDEAE; from the coding sequence ATGGCGGACTCGCTCCTTCATCCCATCGACGCCGACGCGCCGCGTCCGCTGCGTTTTGAATTCGACGGTGCCGAGATCACCGCGCGGCTCGACGACACCGTGCTGGCTGCGGTGCTGGCTACGCAGCCGGAGTGCGGCGTCAACGAATTCGACGGGGGCGCCCGCGCCGGTTTCTGTCTGATGGGCAGCTGCCAGGAATGCACCATGTGGGACGATCAAGGCCGACGCCTGCGCGGCTGCATGACGGTCGCCCGCGATGGCCTGCGCCTGCGCTCGCGCCCATACGACGAGGCCGAATGA
- a CDS encoding NAD(P)/FAD-dependent oxidoreductase, with translation MQGETKIVIVGAGPAGLAAARRLVEAGLRPIVLEESAHPGGQGTRRLSPLTSRHRAALFGKSAETIARREEAEDAVLQHCDFRTGTLAWACHDNRLELLGPDGFDSIAYSHLVIAVGATDRLMPLPGWTLPGVFTLGGAQVALKRHASFIGRKVIFAGSSPLLYLAAAQYLRLGHRDLTVLDTTPISGKARAFPAMLRHAPRNALRGLSLIAELWRGGVSMRSGVRLEAIEGDTRVKLLRYTTARGRAGTAEADAVALGHGLRAETQLAELAGATFAFDPDLRQWFPCTDAAGRAGERLWLAGDSARTGGAEAADAAGSLAAQSLLESLGHPVRSVVMRRDRRRLAAQQAFQRAMTGAFRWPAEQATALADDVLVCRCERVTAGEIRAALNEPSCPTEVNRVKSVTRCGMGRCQGRFCGQALGEIVAAATKSPPGRLRAQAPVRPIPLVFDPKARGEDA, from the coding sequence ATGCAGGGGGAAACGAAGATCGTTATCGTCGGCGCCGGACCGGCAGGGCTCGCGGCAGCGCGGCGGCTCGTCGAGGCCGGTCTGAGGCCCATCGTTCTGGAGGAGAGCGCCCACCCCGGCGGGCAGGGCACCCGCCGCTTGTCGCCCCTGACCTCGCGCCACCGCGCCGCGCTCTTCGGAAAGTCGGCCGAGACCATCGCGCGCCGCGAAGAGGCCGAGGATGCGGTGCTGCAGCATTGCGATTTCCGAACCGGCACTTTGGCATGGGCCTGCCATGACAATCGGCTGGAGCTGCTTGGCCCGGACGGTTTCGACAGTATCGCCTATTCCCATCTCGTCATCGCGGTTGGCGCGACCGACCGGCTGATGCCCTTGCCCGGCTGGACCCTGCCGGGTGTCTTCACCCTCGGTGGGGCACAGGTGGCGCTGAAACGCCATGCCAGCTTCATCGGGCGAAAGGTGATCTTCGCCGGGTCGTCGCCGCTGCTGTACCTTGCGGCAGCGCAGTACCTGCGGCTTGGGCACCGCGATCTGACCGTGCTCGACACGACGCCCATCTCGGGGAAGGCCCGGGCTTTCCCGGCCATGCTCCGCCACGCGCCGCGCAATGCGCTGCGAGGACTTTCCCTGATCGCCGAGCTGTGGCGCGGCGGTGTCAGCATGCGTTCGGGCGTGCGGCTGGAAGCGATCGAGGGCGACACCCGCGTCAAGCTGCTGCGCTACACGACCGCCCGCGGCCGGGCCGGGACCGCCGAGGCGGACGCAGTGGCCCTGGGCCACGGATTGCGCGCAGAGACCCAACTCGCCGAGCTGGCCGGAGCAACCTTCGCGTTCGATCCGGACTTGCGGCAATGGTTCCCCTGCACCGACGCGGCGGGCCGCGCGGGCGAGCGGCTCTGGCTGGCGGGGGACAGCGCCCGTACCGGCGGCGCCGAAGCTGCCGATGCCGCCGGGAGCCTTGCAGCGCAGAGCCTTCTGGAAAGTCTCGGCCATCCGGTCCGGAGCGTCGTGATGAGGCGCGACAGGCGCCGCCTGGCCGCGCAGCAGGCATTCCAGCGCGCCATGACAGGCGCTTTCCGCTGGCCTGCCGAGCAAGCCACCGCACTTGCCGATGACGTTCTGGTCTGCCGGTGTGAACGGGTCACCGCCGGCGAGATCCGAGCCGCCCTGAACGAGCCCTCCTGCCCGACCGAGGTGAACCGGGTGAAATCCGTGACCCGCTGCGGGATGGGCCGCTGCCAGGGCCGGTTCTGCGGACAGGCCCTTGGCGAGATTGTTGCAGCCGCCACCAAAAGTCCGCCCGGACGGCTGCGCGCGCAGGCTCCGGTCCGCCCCATCCCGCTGGTCTTCGACCCCAAAGCGCGGGGGGAAGACGCATGA
- a CDS encoding FAD-binding oxidoreductase translates to MNRRLKCDVIVIGGGLFGAFTGLFLARAGLSVALLEKGQIGAQASATNFGNLRLHGRSARQYPLSIRAQELWEAYGTLTGEGCEIERTGHLYFAHGERGEIQLRKDVETATRFGVESQLLKKDALHARFGFLSRHIRLAAFSPRSAVANPRLSTPPVTRALARAGGTVIEGCEVAGFDSTATGFAVTSTDGRCFEAPRLVNAAGAWAGKLAQQAGEPVPMFSAGPPQFVTEPLPHRLHPSVHMVEGDVIVRQIPRGNIIFSGYPRTRSLPSGEFTYVPPAKTLRGMRTLVECIPMLARAEIIRVWSGVEGYLPDMLPVIGASTTTPGLFHAFGGSGGGFQIAPAVGECLAALVRGEASKVDISGYGIDRFTEGSEVSEKIHLEFDQ, encoded by the coding sequence ATGAACCGGCGCCTGAAATGCGACGTAATCGTGATTGGCGGCGGTCTCTTCGGCGCCTTCACCGGGCTCTTCCTCGCGCGCGCGGGACTGAGTGTCGCGCTGCTCGAGAAGGGTCAGATCGGGGCGCAGGCCTCCGCCACAAATTTCGGGAACCTGCGGCTGCACGGACGATCCGCACGCCAGTACCCGCTGTCGATCCGCGCACAGGAGCTTTGGGAGGCTTATGGCACCCTCACTGGCGAGGGTTGCGAGATCGAGCGCACCGGGCATCTCTATTTCGCCCACGGCGAACGCGGCGAGATCCAGCTGCGCAAGGACGTAGAGACCGCAACGCGCTTCGGCGTCGAGTCGCAATTGCTTAAGAAAGATGCCCTTCACGCCCGGTTCGGCTTCCTGTCGCGCCACATCCGCCTTGCGGCGTTCAGTCCGCGCAGCGCTGTGGCCAATCCCCGTCTCAGCACGCCGCCCGTGACCCGGGCGCTGGCCCGGGCGGGCGGCACCGTGATCGAAGGCTGCGAGGTTGCGGGCTTTGACAGCACCGCCACGGGGTTCGCGGTCACCAGCACGGATGGCAGGTGTTTCGAAGCGCCAAGGCTCGTCAACGCCGCGGGGGCCTGGGCCGGCAAGCTCGCCCAGCAGGCCGGAGAACCCGTGCCGATGTTCAGCGCCGGCCCGCCGCAATTCGTCACCGAGCCCCTGCCGCACCGACTGCACCCGTCGGTGCATATGGTGGAGGGCGATGTCATCGTGCGTCAGATCCCGCGCGGCAACATCATCTTCTCGGGCTACCCGCGCACCCGTTCGCTGCCCTCGGGCGAGTTCACCTACGTGCCGCCAGCCAAGACACTGCGAGGGATGCGCACGCTCGTCGAATGCATCCCCATGCTGGCGCGGGCAGAGATCATCCGCGTCTGGTCCGGGGTCGAGGGTTATCTGCCCGACATGCTCCCGGTGATTGGCGCCAGCACCACCACTCCGGGCCTGTTCCATGCCTTCGGCGGCAGCGGCGGCGGGTTCCAGATTGCTCCGGCGGTCGGCGAATGCCTCGCCGCGCTGGTGCGGGGCGAGGCCTCAAAGGTCGACATCTCGGGCTACGGCATCGACCGCTTTACCGAGGGCTCCGAAGTCTCGGAAAAGATTCACTTGGAGTTCGACCAGTAG
- a CDS encoding TRAP transporter large permease yields the protein MTILLVFGGLILLLLTGMPIFAALGLTATAILLIFEGHIGPISDTVMAHLSKPVLMTIPLFAFMAQIMIKPKVIDDLYVMANTVIGHIRGGLGVATVLSCTIFAAISGSSVATALSIGSSAIPQMKRYGYPEREALGVIAAGGTLGILIPPSAPMILYAIVSDASIGALFLAGILPGLMLAIMFSIYCMWNGGTREHTSWSGWGAVMLALRKSIWAVLTPPIIMGGIYAGVFTASEAAAAGCLYALLVAALAYRTLTPRMIWDCAYATMRTSMMVSMIIAGAAMLGHAITIIRLPVGVTEAVAALGLSLLAFILVVMALIFVMGMFFDSIAIILITTPILLPTMHALDIDLVWYGVLLIINLELAMITPPVGFNLFVIKGITDAPRAPQPLTGFMTDLRACRTALAKPPRVTGCLG from the coding sequence ATGACCATCCTTTTAGTCTTCGGCGGGCTGATCCTGCTGCTCCTGACCGGAATGCCGATCTTTGCCGCGCTGGGGCTGACGGCCACGGCGATCCTGCTGATCTTCGAGGGCCATATCGGCCCGATCTCCGACACCGTCATGGCGCACCTGTCCAAACCTGTGCTGATGACCATCCCGCTCTTCGCCTTCATGGCGCAGATCATGATCAAACCGAAGGTCATCGACGATCTCTACGTCATGGCAAACACGGTGATCGGCCACATCCGGGGCGGCCTCGGGGTGGCGACGGTGCTGTCCTGCACGATCTTCGCCGCGATTTCCGGATCGTCAGTGGCCACGGCCCTGTCGATTGGCTCCAGCGCCATCCCGCAAATGAAGCGCTATGGCTATCCGGAACGCGAGGCGCTGGGGGTGATCGCCGCGGGTGGAACCCTGGGCATTCTCATTCCCCCTTCGGCCCCGATGATCCTCTATGCCATCGTCTCGGACGCTTCCATCGGCGCGCTGTTCCTCGCCGGTATCCTGCCCGGCCTGATGCTGGCGATCATGTTCTCTATCTACTGCATGTGGAACGGCGGCACACGCGAACATACATCCTGGTCGGGATGGGGCGCCGTGATGCTGGCGCTGCGCAAGTCGATCTGGGCCGTGCTGACCCCGCCGATCATCATGGGCGGCATATACGCGGGTGTCTTCACCGCTTCCGAAGCCGCCGCCGCCGGGTGCCTCTACGCACTACTCGTTGCGGCGCTGGCCTATCGCACCCTCACACCACGCATGATCTGGGACTGCGCTTATGCCACGATGCGGACCTCGATGATGGTCTCCATGATCATCGCGGGGGCGGCGATGCTCGGCCATGCCATCACCATCATCCGCCTGCCGGTCGGCGTGACGGAGGCTGTTGCCGCGCTCGGCCTATCTCTGCTGGCCTTCATCCTCGTGGTCATGGCGCTGATCTTCGTCATGGGCATGTTCTTTGATTCCATCGCAATCATTCTGATCACTACGCCAATCCTGTTGCCGACGATGCACGCGCTGGACATCGACCTCGTCTGGTACGGTGTGCTTCTGATAATCAACCTCGAACTGGCGATGATCACGCCTCCCGTCGGTTTTAACCTGTTCGTCATCAAGGGGATCACCGACGCGCCCCGGGCGCCACAGCCGCTGACCGGATTCATGACGGATCTGCGGGCTTGCCGGACAGCACTGGCGAAGCCGCCCCGCGTCACCGGTTGTCTGGGCTGA
- a CDS encoding TRAP transporter small permease subunit, with protein MTRVLAAYPEDRIALREVGLRDGLQMPKTWPTTTQKLEWVTRGAAAGVRYFETGSFLSADKVPRFADVREVIGAVAAQGGHGVALAMNKRGAVDALASDVPEITVVISASAAHNEANVRLTQEQSLSAIADVARLRDETGKGTIINAGIATAFGCSIVGDVSGDDVMRMVERRRGFHALRPDSPLLWSDEVTGWALVAMISCGVAEAYRRGDHIAIDLLTDRLRGPSRAVQRVFAALAVLVLSGVLFLSTWEAVEFFRMFGSYTTGHLEIPGWIPQAPLMLAAAMLVLVALTRILDTLAGRSQ; from the coding sequence ATGACCCGCGTCCTTGCGGCCTACCCGGAGGATCGGATCGCCTTGCGCGAGGTCGGCCTGCGCGACGGTCTGCAAATGCCGAAAACCTGGCCCACGACGACACAGAAGCTGGAGTGGGTCACGCGGGGCGCGGCCGCAGGTGTGCGCTATTTCGAGACGGGGAGTTTTCTTTCCGCCGACAAGGTGCCGCGCTTTGCCGATGTGCGCGAGGTCATCGGCGCCGTGGCGGCGCAGGGGGGCCATGGCGTTGCGTTGGCGATGAACAAGCGGGGCGCAGTGGATGCGCTGGCAAGCGATGTGCCGGAAATCACCGTGGTGATTTCCGCAAGCGCCGCGCACAACGAGGCCAACGTGCGCCTTACGCAGGAACAGAGCCTGTCGGCCATCGCCGACGTGGCGCGGCTGCGTGACGAGACGGGCAAGGGCACAATCATCAACGCCGGGATCGCCACGGCCTTTGGCTGTTCGATCGTGGGTGATGTGTCCGGCGATGACGTGATGCGGATGGTGGAGCGTCGTCGCGGTTTTCATGCGCTACGTCCTGACAGCCCGCTTCTGTGGTCCGACGAGGTGACCGGCTGGGCGTTGGTGGCGATGATTTCCTGCGGGGTGGCGGAAGCCTACCGGCGGGGCGATCACATCGCCATCGACCTGCTGACCGACCGCCTGCGCGGCCCTTCCCGCGCGGTACAACGGGTGTTTGCCGCCCTCGCCGTTCTGGTGCTCTCCGGCGTCCTGTTTCTGTCCACGTGGGAAGCGGTGGAATTCTTCCGCATGTTCGGCAGCTACACCACCGGACACCTCGAAATCCCGGGCTGGATCCCCCAGGCGCCGCTGATGCTTGCGGCGGCGATGCTGGTCCTCGTCGCGCTCACGCGCATCCTCGACACCCTCGCTGGGCGGAGCCAATGA
- a CDS encoding CaiB/BaiF CoA-transferase family protein, whose protein sequence is MLDVKDADDLATLRALQETADVFVENFRDETLAKMGLAPDQLRQSHPALVVASCKGFLKGRYEHRAAMDEVVQMMTGMAYLTGPKRRPLRIGSSANDIMGGLFAAYGVLGELIQRGKTGQGAAIRSGLFENCLLLVAQHMVQFDIEGEESPPMPERVFSWPIYDLFETADGRQIFVGAATDGQWEKLCIGLGLEHLLADDRLKTRPDQIRARDWTMPQIAAVIVARPFDEMVQVMEANDLLFAPVSRPAEMYDDPHVNRPGGLFTSECRDKKAFRAPAVPVEIDGRPIVSESVTVPSVGEHTAEILGALKVQA, encoded by the coding sequence GTGCTGGACGTCAAGGATGCAGATGACCTCGCAACGCTGCGCGCGCTGCAGGAGACCGCGGACGTCTTTGTCGAGAATTTCCGAGACGAGACCCTGGCGAAGATGGGGCTCGCGCCGGACCAGCTGCGGCAAAGCCATCCCGCGCTTGTCGTCGCCTCCTGCAAGGGCTTTCTGAAGGGTCGCTACGAACACCGCGCAGCCATGGACGAGGTGGTGCAGATGATGACCGGTATGGCGTACCTGACCGGGCCAAAGCGGCGTCCGTTGCGCATCGGGTCTTCTGCCAATGACATCATGGGCGGGCTGTTTGCAGCCTATGGCGTGCTGGGCGAGCTTATCCAGCGCGGCAAGACCGGGCAGGGGGCGGCAATCCGCTCGGGCCTGTTCGAGAACTGCCTTCTGCTGGTGGCACAGCATATGGTGCAGTTCGACATCGAAGGCGAGGAAAGCCCGCCGATGCCCGAGCGGGTGTTCTCCTGGCCGATCTACGACCTGTTCGAAACGGCGGACGGGCGGCAGATATTCGTGGGCGCGGCGACGGACGGGCAGTGGGAGAAACTGTGCATCGGGCTCGGGCTGGAGCACTTGCTCGCGGATGACCGTCTGAAGACCCGCCCCGACCAGATCAGAGCGCGTGACTGGACCATGCCGCAGATTGCGGCGGTGATCGTTGCACGGCCCTTCGACGAGATGGTGCAGGTGATGGAGGCCAACGACCTGCTGTTCGCCCCGGTTTCCCGTCCTGCCGAGATGTATGACGATCCGCATGTGAACAGGCCCGGCGGGCTCTTCACCTCCGAATGCCGGGACAAGAAGGCTTTCCGCGCTCCCGCGGTGCCGGTCGAGATAGACGGGCGACCCATCGTGTCCGAAAGCGTCACTGTGCCCTCGGTCGGCGAGCACACGGCAGAGATCCTTGGCGCGTTGAAGGTGCAGGCATGA
- a CDS encoding ABC transporter substrate-binding protein, protein MRQTLMTAALLASAATALNAQQTDYPLTLTNCGLDVSFDAAPDTVVTIGQSATEILYSLGLAPKVSGTSVWFNPVLPEFAEVNEAIERLADNDPSFESVVAKKPGLVAVQYEWHVGESGNVGTREMFHDIGIPTYILPADCDTKDNSTGGDGTRVGAFETASIYKGIRELAEIFDVRSAGATLVSDLQATEERAIARAEGLDLPEDLSAVFWFSSADVEMDPYVAGRLGAPGYMMSKLGIENVIESDEEWPTVGWERIARADPDVIVIAYMDRRRFPADDIEKKLEFLRTDPVASQMTAVREDRIVQMDAHAMSATMRSIYGLETLSEALSKMSFE, encoded by the coding sequence ATGAGACAGACCTTGATGACGGCTGCGCTGTTGGCCAGCGCTGCCACGGCGCTGAACGCGCAGCAAACGGACTACCCCCTGACACTGACGAACTGCGGGCTCGATGTGTCGTTCGACGCCGCACCGGACACCGTGGTGACGATAGGGCAGTCCGCGACAGAGATCCTCTATTCGCTCGGCCTCGCGCCGAAGGTCTCGGGCACCTCGGTCTGGTTCAACCCTGTCTTGCCGGAGTTCGCGGAGGTCAACGAGGCGATCGAGCGGCTGGCCGACAACGACCCCAGCTTCGAGAGCGTGGTCGCGAAGAAGCCCGGGCTGGTCGCCGTGCAATACGAATGGCACGTGGGCGAGAGCGGCAACGTCGGCACACGGGAGATGTTCCACGACATCGGCATCCCGACCTACATCCTGCCCGCCGATTGCGACACCAAGGACAATTCCACCGGCGGCGATGGCACACGCGTCGGCGCCTTTGAGACGGCCTCGATCTACAAGGGCATTCGGGAGCTGGCGGAGATATTCGACGTGCGCAGCGCGGGCGCAACCCTCGTCTCGGACCTTCAGGCGACCGAAGAGCGCGCCATTGCCCGCGCGGAAGGGCTAGACCTGCCCGAGGACCTGTCGGCCGTGTTCTGGTTCTCCTCCGCCGACGTCGAAATGGACCCCTATGTCGCCGGACGCCTCGGCGCGCCGGGTTACATGATGTCCAAGCTCGGGATCGAGAATGTCATCGAGTCCGATGAGGAATGGCCGACTGTGGGATGGGAGAGAATCGCCCGGGCCGACCCGGACGTGATTGTCATCGCCTACATGGACCGCCGTCGCTTTCCCGCCGACGACATCGAGAAGAAGCTGGAGTTCCTGCGCACCGATCCTGTCGCAAGCCAGATGACGGCCGTGCGCGAGGACCGGATCGTGCAGATGGATGCACACGCCATGAGCGCGACGATGCGGTCGATCTACGGGCTGGAAACGCTCTCCGAAGCCCTTTCGAAGATGTCCTTCGAATGA
- a CDS encoding FecCD family ABC transporter permease, translated as MAATPARITVRHGLWLAPLLLGATILAGTAIGETSLPFAVVCRTLANHLWGAGYPVDGIEAGIIWSYRLPRAIVAACCGAGLALTGVVLQALLRNPLADPYLMGLSAGASTGAVLVSVAGIGGGAISMSLGALSGALVAFGCVVALAHAVNGSAGGGRGTQAAAAIILAGIAGSQMFNALTAFTIARSANAEQARGIMFWLMGNLSGIRWDDVGACTAVSLGGVALCLWHRRGLDAFTFGADGAASIGINVPALRGSLITVTAIMVGVLVSKVGAIGFVGLVVPHAMRFLVGTRHDRLVPASALAGAVFLVAADVISRIIVPGQVLPIGVVTALVGAPAFALILIRGARR; from the coding sequence ATGGCGGCCACACCCGCGCGCATCACGGTGCGGCACGGGCTCTGGCTCGCGCCTCTTCTGCTCGGGGCCACCATCCTTGCAGGTACGGCAATCGGCGAGACCAGTCTGCCCTTTGCCGTGGTGTGCCGGACGCTGGCCAACCATCTGTGGGGCGCGGGCTATCCCGTGGACGGGATCGAGGCGGGCATCATCTGGAGTTACCGCCTCCCGCGGGCCATCGTGGCCGCCTGCTGCGGGGCTGGCCTCGCCCTGACCGGCGTCGTTCTTCAGGCGCTGCTGCGCAATCCTCTGGCCGATCCCTACCTCATGGGCTTGTCGGCGGGCGCCTCGACGGGGGCGGTCCTCGTGTCGGTCGCGGGCATCGGAGGCGGGGCGATCTCGATGTCGCTCGGTGCGTTGTCCGGAGCGCTTGTCGCCTTCGGATGCGTCGTGGCCCTGGCCCACGCGGTGAACGGGAGCGCGGGTGGCGGGCGCGGGACCCAGGCGGCGGCCGCAATCATCCTCGCCGGGATCGCCGGCTCGCAGATGTTCAACGCTCTGACCGCCTTCACCATCGCCCGCTCCGCCAATGCCGAGCAGGCCCGCGGCATCATGTTTTGGCTCATGGGCAATCTGTCGGGCATCCGCTGGGATGACGTCGGGGCCTGCACGGCCGTCTCCCTCGGGGGTGTCGCGCTATGTCTTTGGCACCGGCGTGGGCTTGACGCCTTCACGTTCGGTGCGGACGGGGCCGCGTCCATCGGGATCAACGTGCCTGCCTTGCGCGGCAGTCTCATCACCGTCACCGCCATCATGGTGGGGGTACTCGTTTCCAAAGTGGGCGCGATCGGCTTCGTTGGCCTTGTCGTGCCGCATGCCATGCGCTTTCTCGTCGGCACGCGCCACGACAGGCTGGTCCCCGCCTCAGCGCTGGCGGGCGCGGTGTTCCTTGTCGCGGCAGATGTCATCAGCCGCATCATCGTTCCGGGGCAGGTCCTGCCCATCGGCGTCGTGACTGCGCTGGTCGGCGCTCCGGCCTTTGCGCTGATCCTCATACGGGGAGCGCGGCGATGA